Proteins encoded in a region of the Capricornis sumatraensis isolate serow.1 chromosome 12, serow.2, whole genome shotgun sequence genome:
- the LOC138088959 gene encoding G-protein coupled receptor 183-like: MASSTADPSNLVQHTNSCLPHHPPRVASVMLSLFYTALLIFAVLGNVLALRLAYQKDKKINSTDVFLVHLAVSDLLFTLTLPGKITYFLLDFYWPFGEGFCRLTAFIFFVNTYSGIYLMTCVSVDRYLAVVRAHQCPRLREPGRAQLICAAVWVLATLQTRVFKLCLQLTVCLMNLNCSIDPVAYFFASSRYRKWLRHFLKLKASPSSPSSPQGKASSETQSINQTGGSLPLEENEV; this comes from the exons ATGGCTTCAAGCACGGCTGACCCAAGTAACCTCGTCCAGCACACCAACTCCTGCCTTCCCCACCACCCGCCCCGGGTGGCCAGTGTGATGCTGTCTCTGTTCTACACGGCCCTCTTGATCTTTGCTGTCCTGGGAAATGTCCTGGCCCTTCGCCTGGCCTATCAAAAGGACAAGAAGATCAACTCGACAGATGTCTTCCTGGTCCACCTGGCAGTGTCCGACCTCCTGTTCACCCTGACCCTGCCTGGAAAGATCACCTACTTCTTGCTGGACTTCTACTGGCCTTTCGGGGAGGGGTTCTGCAGGCTGACGGCCTTCATCTTCTTCGTGAACACCTACTCGGGCATCTATCTGATGACATGCGTGAGCGTGGACCGCTACTTGGCTGTGGTCCGCGCCCACCAGTGTCCCCGGCTGCGTGAGCCCGGGCGGGCCCAGCTCATCTGTGCGGCTGTGTGGGTCCTGGCGACGCTGCAGACG AGGGTTTTCAAACTGTGCCTGCAGCTCACCGTCTGCCTCATGAACTTGAACTGTAGCATCGACCCCGTCGCTTACTTCTTCGCGTCCTCGCGTTACAGGAAATGGCTACGCCACTTTCTGAAACTCAAAGCATCAccatcttctccttcctccccgcaGGGAAAAGCTTCCTCAGAAACACAAAGTATCAACCAGACAGGAGGCTCCTTGCCCTTGGAGGAGAATGAAGTCTAA